A single window of Paenibacillus sp. FSL H8-0537 DNA harbors:
- the atpD gene encoding F0F1 ATP synthase subunit beta yields the protein MKKGRVVSVMGPVVDLEFERGNLPEILNAVKIEKKGENGGVDINLTLEVAVHLGDNKVRAVAMSTTDGLVRGTEAIDTGAPITIPVGAPTLGRVFNVLGQPIDEAGDATSSINLPIHREAPAFDELSTQSEILETGIKVIDLLAPYAKGGKIGLFGGAGVGKTVTIQELINNIAQEHGGISVFAGVGERTREGNDLYHEMKDSGVLSKTAMVFGQMNEPPGARQRVALTGLTMAEYFRDEEGKDVLLFVDNIFRFTQAGSEVSALLGRMPSAVGYQPTLATEMGQLQERITSTKKGSVTSIQAIYVPADDYTDPAPATTFAHLDATTNLERKISEMGIFPAVDPLASSSRILSPDILGEEHYNVAQGVKKILQRYKELQDIIAILGMDELSEEDKLTVARARKIQLFLSQPFHVAEPFTGIKGKYVPVKESVRSFKEILEGKHDNLPEEAFRYVGVIEEAVEKAKTL from the coding sequence ATGAAAAAAGGACGCGTTGTATCCGTCATGGGTCCGGTCGTCGATCTAGAGTTCGAACGCGGCAACCTGCCGGAAATTTTGAACGCTGTCAAAATCGAGAAGAAGGGCGAAAATGGCGGTGTAGATATTAATCTAACGCTTGAAGTCGCTGTTCACCTCGGTGACAATAAAGTCCGTGCTGTAGCGATGAGCACAACAGACGGTCTTGTACGCGGTACTGAAGCCATTGATACTGGCGCTCCAATCACGATTCCGGTTGGCGCTCCAACACTCGGCCGTGTATTTAACGTACTGGGACAACCGATCGATGAAGCTGGCGATGCTACTTCTTCAATCAATCTTCCTATTCACCGTGAAGCTCCTGCTTTCGACGAATTGTCGACACAATCGGAAATTCTCGAAACAGGAATTAAAGTTATCGACTTGCTGGCACCATACGCAAAAGGCGGTAAAATCGGCCTCTTCGGCGGCGCGGGCGTAGGTAAAACGGTAACGATTCAAGAGCTGATCAACAACATCGCACAAGAGCACGGCGGTATTTCCGTATTCGCGGGTGTTGGTGAGCGTACGCGTGAGGGTAATGACTTGTACCACGAGATGAAAGACTCTGGCGTACTAAGCAAAACAGCAATGGTATTCGGACAAATGAATGAGCCGCCAGGCGCACGTCAGCGTGTAGCTCTAACGGGTCTGACAATGGCTGAATATTTCCGTGATGAGGAAGGCAAAGACGTACTTCTGTTCGTCGATAACATCTTCCGTTTCACACAAGCAGGCTCCGAGGTTTCGGCCCTTCTAGGCCGTATGCCTTCCGCGGTAGGTTACCAGCCAACACTGGCAACTGAAATGGGTCAACTGCAAGAGCGTATTACATCAACGAAAAAAGGTTCGGTTACTTCGATCCAAGCGATCTATGTACCTGCCGATGACTATACGGATCCAGCTCCAGCAACGACGTTTGCCCACTTGGATGCAACGACTAACCTTGAGCGTAAAATTTCCGAGATGGGTATTTTCCCTGCGGTAGATCCACTTGCTTCATCTTCCCGTATCCTTAGTCCGGATATTCTTGGCGAAGAGCATTACAATGTAGCTCAAGGCGTTAAGAAAATTCTTCAGCGCTATAAAGAGCTTCAAGATATTATCGCGATTCTTGGTATGGACGAGCTGTCCGAGGAAGATAAATTGACCGTTGCTCGCGCACGTAAAATTCAACTCTTCTTGTCTCAGCCGTTCCACGTTGCCGAGCCTTTCACAGGCATCAAAGGTAAATATGTACCAGTTAAAGAATCCGTGCGCAGCTTCAAAGAAATTCTCGAGGGCAAACATGACAACCTTCCGGAAGAAGCTTTCCGATATGTAGGTGTGATTGAAGAGGCCGTGGAGAAAGCCAAAACGCTGTAG
- a CDS encoding CpsB/CapC family capsule biosynthesis tyrosine phosphatase has product MIDIHTHILPGIDDGAARLEDSVALARAAAAEGIKTIIATPHHHNGRYVNPAQAVEELTRTLNELLQELDIPLVVHTGQEVRLHQELLDHFQQGSLLTLAGSSYMLLELPSSHIPKNTEQTVYELGLLGVHAIIAHPERNAAIIQQPERLEELVRLGAFGQVTSHSLLGAFGKSVERASWKLCEAGLIHLVSSDAHHVERRGFRLKEAYDRIQKVMGAEWSDYFQQNAALLLRDEALADAPDWQGSAAANRWQAFKAFFKK; this is encoded by the coding sequence ATGATTGATATTCATACACATATTCTTCCCGGTATTGATGATGGTGCGGCCCGCCTGGAAGATTCGGTTGCACTGGCAAGAGCGGCTGCTGCCGAGGGAATCAAAACGATTATTGCGACCCCCCATCACCATAATGGGAGATATGTGAATCCGGCCCAAGCTGTAGAAGAGCTGACTCGTACGCTCAATGAGCTGCTGCAGGAGCTGGATATTCCGCTTGTTGTGCATACCGGACAGGAAGTGCGGCTGCATCAGGAGCTGCTGGACCACTTTCAGCAGGGAAGCTTACTGACGCTGGCGGGTTCATCCTACATGCTGCTAGAGCTGCCATCCTCCCATATTCCGAAAAATACAGAGCAAACCGTCTATGAGCTTGGATTGCTCGGCGTTCATGCAATTATTGCCCATCCGGAGCGGAACGCGGCCATCATTCAGCAGCCGGAGCGGCTCGAAGAGCTTGTACGGCTTGGTGCATTTGGGCAAGTGACGAGCCATTCCCTGCTGGGCGCTTTCGGCAAGTCGGTGGAGCGAGCCTCATGGAAGCTGTGTGAAGCGGGACTTATTCATCTTGTGTCATCTGATGCGCATCATGTGGAGCGCAGAGGATTTAGGCTGAAGGAAGCGTATGACCGAATACAGAAGGTTATGGGCGCGGAATGGTCGGATTATTTTCAGCAAAATGCTGCTTTGCTATTAAGGGATGAGGCCCTTGCTGATGCGCCAGATTGGCAGGGCAGTGCTGCGGCAAACCGCTGGCAGGCTTTTAAAGCATTTTTCAAGAAGTAA
- the atpG gene encoding ATP synthase F1 subunit gamma: MAKGMRDIKREIKSKQNTKQITKAMEMVAASRLRRAQEAAQASRPYSEKLKEVVASIAAGTKDVKHPMLENRPIKKTGYLVITSDRGLAGGYNANVLRKVTDTIRSKHKSNDDFVLFVIGKKGRDYFRRRNMPIVEEVTGLPDAPTFADIKIVASTAVQKFADGTFDELYVYYNKFVNAITQIPTEMRLLPLDSVDGSAASTAAYEYEPSPEGVLEALLPKYAETLIYSALLDGKASEFGARMTAMGSATKNATKMISGLTLTYNRARQAAITQEISEIVAGANAAQS; encoded by the coding sequence ATGGCTAAAGGTATGCGCGATATTAAACGCGAAATCAAGAGTAAACAAAATACGAAGCAGATTACGAAGGCGATGGAAATGGTCGCGGCTTCTAGGCTGAGAAGAGCGCAGGAAGCTGCACAGGCATCCCGCCCGTATTCAGAGAAGCTGAAGGAAGTTGTGGCTAGCATCGCTGCTGGTACGAAAGACGTTAAGCACCCGATGCTGGAAAACCGTCCGATCAAAAAGACAGGTTATCTTGTCATCACGTCTGATCGTGGTCTGGCAGGCGGCTACAACGCCAACGTGCTTCGTAAGGTAACGGACACGATTCGCAGCAAGCATAAGTCGAACGATGATTTCGTATTGTTCGTCATCGGCAAGAAGGGCCGGGATTATTTCCGCCGCCGCAATATGCCGATCGTAGAAGAAGTAACCGGCCTTCCGGATGCTCCTACGTTTGCAGATATCAAGATCGTAGCTTCGACAGCAGTTCAGAAATTTGCCGACGGCACTTTTGACGAACTGTACGTGTATTACAATAAATTCGTTAATGCCATTACCCAAATTCCTACGGAAATGCGCCTGCTGCCGCTTGATTCGGTAGATGGAAGCGCAGCTTCTACAGCAGCGTACGAATACGAGCCATCGCCGGAAGGCGTGCTGGAGGCATTGCTGCCTAAATATGCGGAGACGCTTATTTACAGCGCATTGCTGGACGGCAAGGCAAGTGAGTTCGGTGCTAGGATGACGGCTATGGGCAGTGCGACGAAAAATGCGACGAAGATGATCAGCGGTTTGACGCTTACGTACAACCGTGCTCGTCAAGCGGCAATCACACAGGAAATTTCCGAGATCGTTGCAGGAGCGAATGCTGCTCAATCTTAG
- a CDS encoding F0F1 ATP synthase subunit epsilon, with protein sequence MSTFLVEVVTPERKVYAENANMVSVKGVEGELGILPNHIPLVTQLRIAPVVIKRDGKVDVIAVNGGFIEVRKDKIVILAESAELATDIDLDRAKAAKARAEQLLSAKRDEIDFRRAELALQRAMNRIGTAKK encoded by the coding sequence ATGAGTACCTTTTTGGTAGAAGTCGTTACTCCTGAGCGTAAAGTGTACGCGGAGAATGCGAATATGGTTAGTGTAAAAGGCGTTGAAGGCGAGCTTGGCATTTTGCCAAACCACATTCCGCTCGTAACACAGCTTCGTATTGCACCAGTTGTAATCAAGCGCGATGGAAAAGTTGATGTTATTGCTGTAAATGGTGGTTTTATCGAGGTTCGTAAAGATAAAATCGTTATTTTGGCGGAAAGCGCCGAGCTTGCGACCGATATTGATCTTGATCGTGCGAAAGCAGCGAAAGCTCGTGCTGAGCAGCTTCTGTCTGCCAAACGCGATGAAATCGATTTCCGCCGTGCGGAGCTTGCTTTGCAGCGTGCAATGAACCGTATTGGCACAGCGAAAAAATAA